The genomic stretch CGTTTCTATGAATGATTGACgtattcatcgtcatcagggccgttAATGCCAATTCACTAGTGACCAGGTTTATGTAGAGTGTCTCTCAGGTTAGGTCGGATCCTATTGATGGATgcatttttgctttttcccgCCAATTTtaggatagttttttttaatggcggGAAAAAACAAGAAGCGAGGTCCATCAAGGAAGTAAGTAAATCATCGAAACGTCTGcaaggatggagatggaggatCTATTCTGGGTGCAAACCCGAGAACTGTTTACGTTAGCAAAAGATAACGTTAACGCACAGCGATCCGcatcatgtaatatttttacactacTTATTCCAGGGAAATCCATGTGATATCAAGCCCGTCCATGCGGCTGGATTTAACAACGCAAAATCTGACGGAGCCGGAAAACTTAATCGCACGTTGAAGCTAGTGtggaaatttcacatttttcaggCAAGCAGATTGGATCGGGGGCATTTGGGATGGTGATGAAAGCCGAGGCGCATGGAATTGTGGAGTGGGAGGCAACAACGACGGTTGCGGTGAAGATGGCGAAGAGATGCACAGATAGCACGCACATCAAGGCTCTCGCGTCAGAATTGAAAATCATGGCACACCTGGGCAGCCACTTGAATGTCGTCAATCTATTAGGGGCCTGCACGAAGAATCTCGCAAAGCGTAAGTAAATCGAATTGTAACCAAGATTCAGACTCCTAAGATAAATTCAATGTGGTTGTTTTGACATTTTTAGTGCAATGAATAACcctaactttaattttttgtcataaaacgAACACATCTACCaactaattacattaaaaaactgAGTGAGCCGGCGGCCATGTCGAATCtagctttcttttgttttcaacgCACAACCGTCCAGATCTTGTAGTATTTCTAAGCTACTTAAGTAAGAAATTTCTCCTCGGAAATCCATGTGAGGCTACTGTTGTGAAATATCTgtaacttctaatgaaaatgcGTTAAATATAGAAAGGTTATTTACATATGGTGTGATGCGAGGATTCTGTACCTGACTACATGTTAAAAATAATGCTCGTCTTATGTTGtcagaaatgtgaaattttctcaCCGATAAGAGAAAAAATAGCCCTCGTGAAGCATTCTCACCAGCCAAAGCttctggaaaaaatattgcaCTAATCATTGCCTTAATTTTCGAATTTGGGACAGGTATCAAATTTTTCCGCCGAGTAGTAGCAGATGGAAAACATTCACTGTTCGAAAAATCGCAGAAAAGATTTTCTCATTATATTCAGCCTTCATTTGACGTCAAGATACCTTTGGGGAGAGAATTTGGGTAAGAATAATGAAGTCATTGACTGCCGATATAGAGTAAGGAACTCAGCATGGTGATGCTGTAACGTTTGGGTTTAAGAATGATCATGAAGAGCGTAGGATCAAAACTTGGCTTGTCCCAAATCATTGCTTCTAAGTAAAAATGATTATGATAACTATTAACCCATAATGTAGGCACAAAACGCAATCTGGTCGGTATTTTTAAGCGATTAAAAGgctataaaatattgtattttgataAAAACCGAATTCAAGATCATAGATAGGTTTTGGAGAGAGCATTGCATCTGCAttcgaattttgaattttttgacacACTGGGCATTGACCGTAATATCATATTGATACGACAAAAATGGATGATCGCAAACGAAATGTATCCCAAAATAAGTGGATCATTGAATCAGTGCATTCTTTTTCTCAAAGGGTCACTGTACCACAATGTAGAGATGTCATCAGTCGCCACCTTAAGGATTTCTGGTGTTTATATCTGGATTCCTGTAGGAAAGTGTTATTATACATATTTGCAAGTGGTTTTTTCTCTCATAGTAAATGTTAACCTTTTCTTTTCAGAGGAGCTGTTCGTTATCGTTGAATACTGTTGCTATGGAAATCTTCAAAACTATATTTTACGGCATCGAGAAGATTTTATTGATCAAATTGATCTAGCAACTGGGAAAGTGGATTTTCGCATATCAATGAACATTAAAACTCAAAATATGAATTCATTTCCCCTATGTCTAGAGACTGGAACGGAAGATCAACGGTAAACAGCCTTAAATACAACTTCTAGTACCTAACAACTTAACTAAATTACGATAGCTTAACATTAAACAAGTTATGCGCAAGGGAGAATGCCAAAATATGGCCAAGCGAGTGGGTCCTCTGTAACTCCCTCTTTAACTCACTAATTTCTTTTGCTCACACAACAGATAAACCACAGTGCATACAATTTGATTCTGACGGGTAGCAGCCAGTGggtaaataaagaaaacatattttgaaaagaaaaacttcgaAAAAGGTCACTTGTAATTCAAGTCGAAAAGTAAGATTTAAATTACGTAGCCGGAGAGGTTTATCAGCTACCCTccaataaattttacctccactaAGCATctcaatttcatattttgttgaatttgaGAGCAAACATTTGAATGAACTCAACTGACTCAGGCGTGATATACTGAAGTTccacgtattgaaatgaaaggtagctgcacattttcacaattattatttcaatgcGCACGactcgtttcggctcacagagttaCACGGCCGTCATCTTGTGCACCTATTACTAAAGGTCTTGTACAAGATGATAgctttgtgagccgaaacgcgttgtatgcattaaaatcattgtggaaaattgcatttacgtttcaattcaatgtaaaaaattcGGTTTATTTCCCCTCAACATATATATAAGGGcagtaataatgaattttataatgggaattagaaaaataaacGGTAAATCAAGCAATTATATAACTTTCGCTCTCACCAAATTCCAATCATGAAATTGTGAATACGCCCACCCCCGAGGTGATAACGCTGCACGTAACTTCGAATCTCATCGATGACCCATTTCCCTATGTGCTCCTACTGACCATTGGAAACGGGAATCAATTTAGCTATAAAGTTGAAATGAAGCAAAATAATAACCTAGTAGAATTTCAACAGCTggataaaagcattaaaaaatttaatttactacagaatattacaataaatttaaaaattaaaaaactcacGTCTTCATTAGAACTACCCTAGTAGCTCCAAAAGggttatatctgtatatttttaagatttcgaaatacatcgatgtatacagatttgcaaatctgtatattatacatattttttacatgcctgatgatccatggtccttgatatATGTCAGAATctttataatatacaaataatatccttacggcgcaaccagggatcatcagacatgcataagatatgtataataaacagatttacgacgagttgtacgtatttaatctatataaaatccatattatggcagcagatataatacgtataatatctagatattatctgcgtggtagaggacatttgcatctattttatacagatataatatgtatacagtgtatactatgatacgtattcaatctagatataatccttttggtgctacttgGGTAAAAGGAAGAACATAAACCACCTTACCCTTTACCGATGCCCAAAGTTTAGATTTTACAGATAATAGACTACGGGTTCAAAACCAAAAACATGGCGCGCGTTGGCTGTAAATTTTGACCCTGGAGTGATTTAAATTCAGCATATCAAGCATACATGAGATTTTTGCTGTAGTGCTATATTAATATTTGGAAAGAGTAAAGATGTTAGCTGACTTAATAAAATTGTGGTACAATGAAACGCACTATTTGTGGTGTCACTAGCAATTAATCCTGCCATAGAAGTCAAGCTGCGTTTGTTGAAAGTGACTTCGTATTCATCTGAAACTGCTAAAAAAAAGGGCTACATTAAAATATCTGCATAGAACTTTCCGTATTTTGCGTGTCCCAATTTTGATTTTTGACATAAAAGAAATTCACGCAGTTAAGCATGTTTTTATTAGCAAAATATGTTATGGAATGCCATAGAAGTCAAGCTGCGTTTGTTGAAAGTGACTTCGTATTCATCTGAAACTGCTAAAAAAAAGGGCTACATTAAAATATCTGCATAGAACTTTCCGTATTTTGCGTGTtccaattttgatttttgacATAAAAGAAATTCACGCAGTTAAGCATGTTTTTATTAGCAAAATATGTTATGGAATGtgcataaaaatgaaacatgGCATTCGAAGGTTTAAATTTGTTGTAATGAACATTCTCTGTCTTTAAGGGCAATGTTAAAGGCAGGATATGATGGTCCAAGTTGCAGTAATGTCACCGGGAAACTGTTGAACACGGCCGATAGTTTAATCCCACAGGACTTAACAGGCAAGTATTAACCAAAATAGAAAGAGGTATGACATTTTAGTAGCTCCCTCCCGTTGGTTAATTTGTTTGCTAtccaatatggtggtttcctattattttctatcgccaaaatcgaaagattattactcctggagtacgtatttcacgcttttagatttttaaatgacgatatctatttctcgcgattaaatgaaaagtgaaaattttcaagcgcgcgaaaaaccggacggctaagtatgaatgctgggaaaaccccgtgtgacttcgttctggttcccgttgccgcaaagtgaggggaccttggggcgaggctttgagcgctgatacgatgcaggctgctagcaggtagcgcttggcttaaataaggattattaataccctatcaaacgaatgaaactttccgaccttaggcagtttaaataggtgattattaagacatgtttccctgagctctgtgcctcatacatgcattggtaatctcagacgatgtaaaactcctatctactcgtatagaagccaggcccctgtgacgtcacgtggagtggaatcgcatgggcgccaatctggcctttttcaaatgaggataaaattgaccattgccattcgtctaaactggggtttctaaaaccaagtaattggtatattatgaatacactaatggttggtaacgaatcgcattcaatgtttttcgttttctttgatgaaggaagctaccctattcaCGAAATAAAATACCTATGAGAATACTGAGTCAGTGCCTATAATCACCGAGAACTCTTTTCAAAAGCGCCAAGTACTCGCTCGACCTTGTACTTCAGTCAGGAATTTACGAACTAAAATGTGGCTTAATTGGGGATGTGTATATAGGGAGGATTTTTGTGAGTTGTGCAACCGATCGTAAAAGGTACTTGGCGAACCTTGATCCCAAATCTTATTTCGCCAAACACCTAATGGAAGAAAAATCTATTCCAATTTTGAAGCGAAAATTCTTCTTCgtcgagaaaaaaaacaaaggttaATTTCGGCCAAACGATGGAAAACAATTCAAAGAAAAAGGTTGAAAAAAGAATGAAGTtgaattcatcatcactggtcaacaatcctaggattggtttgacgcagctctccactcagttctcctatcagctaatcttttcacacctacgtatttttctctttcacatctctctttacttgttccatatattttgctcgaggtcttccttttccgttcttgcctgtccacttttccctcgacgattgtcatcatcaggccatcatgtctcaagattcctcttgttaaggttttcatgaggcttctcctctctcctactcttcttaggacttccttgttACTATCAAATTGAAATGAACATTTAGTCAACACTCTAAATTTTACGTAATCCCTTAACTGCGTTATATCCCCACctcttctctttcactttttaGCATGTATATATCTTCAGTTTTGTAGCTtgtcagtctgtctgcattttaCGCAGTCACACTTTATGGTCTATCTCAGCCATGCCAAATGCTGCAGGGATGGCGTTCGACGAAGAATCTCTGCATGCAcgatttaaggccgttttacacagagcacggaattgcgcaggttagagctgcattaatttctaaaatggcgtggaattgcgcgaatgcatgaacgaaattagaacaggggctattttgccgtctcgcatccacgcatgtgttctagcaattcaccgctttacacgatgcaattttgattgcgccttcgcacgtacgtcagattgcgcaattccgtgtaccgtgtaaaacggcctttagacttcgtcccagcgctgtagctcgacattgcttaaaatgcgaaaaaatgcaaaaacggaccaaaaaacagcctgcccacaaaacgggagagAAAGAGTGGAAAGCCAACATTAGTTCCTATCTCCCCACTGCagttgttatttttccaaaactCTAGCAACCAAAAAACAGGGGAAACCCAATGACAGGCAAGGGCATCAGCGCCACAAcgataggcggatctaggggggagggggcacgtgcccccccccccccagaaccttgaaaatatgcaatatttttaatacggtcccattatcattgcattcgttttgtattacgaggtgtgcccccccccccccaagaacaaaatgctggatacggccttgcttgtgcccccccagaaagaaatcctgattCCGCCCCTGGCCACAACGCGTTGcgacgtatggtcacacgtcctcatgggcgaccggcggcagcggcgaagTTTCCACTTTCAAAGTGCCTCAAGAGAGTACGAAAgtttttatggacaaaatattgcctttacttttagatttcacatctttcctaacaatttgggtaaaaataatagcggtgaaaacattatttgctttaaactggaaCAAATACCAAATCAGGATattccgcggccgggccgggcggctgcgttgactttttatacatatcccatcttTAAAAGCAAGGTAGctagttggagcaagatttttcttttggatcacataa from Ischnura elegans chromosome 7, ioIscEleg1.1, whole genome shotgun sequence encodes the following:
- the LOC124163055 gene encoding platelet-derived growth factor receptor alpha-like: MGATFLCLITVFLIIHCQRERKLRHALEIIGLANFQKGELEKYDPDLGIEDQAELLPYDKKWEFPRHRLILGKQIGSGAFGMVMKAEAHGIVEWEATTTVAVKMAKRCTDSTHIKALASELKIMAHLGSHLNVVNLLGACTKNLAKQELFVIVEYCCYGNLQNYILRHREDFIDQIDLATGKVDFRISMNIKTQNMNSFPLCLETGTEDQRAMLKAGYDGPSCSNVTGKLLNTADSLIPQDLTGKY